In Humulus lupulus chromosome 6, drHumLupu1.1, whole genome shotgun sequence, a single genomic region encodes these proteins:
- the LOC133784907 gene encoding 7-deoxyloganetin glucosyltransferase-like, producing MKLAKLLHQRGFHITFVNTHFNHSRILKSRGPNSLDDLPDFRFESIPNGVSPAENKADATQDIPSLCGSLPKFCLDPFRKLITDLNDNRSGGVPPVSCIVSDGCMSFTIKAAEEFGIPVTLFYPFGACGFMGFLQYRQLLEKGIIPFKGYCGFCLYAFKIQVCSDWYGSARLDNDISP from the exons ATGAAACTGGCCAAGCTTCTACACCAGAGAGGCTTCCACATAACCTTCGTCAACACCCACTTCAACCATAGCCGTATCCTCAAATCTAGAGGCCCTAACTCCCTCGACGACTTGCCTGATTTTCGCTTCGAATCGATCCCGAACGGCGTTTCTCCGGCGGAGAACAAAGCCGATGCCACGCAGGACATCCCCTCTCTCTGTGGAAGCCTTCCAAAGTTCTGCTTGGACCCCTTTCGGAAGCTTATCACCGACCTAAACGACAACCGCTCCGGCGGTGTTCCGCCGGTGAGCTGTATTGTTTCAGATGGCTGTATGTCGTTTACTATCAAGGCTGCCGAAGAATTTGGTATACCTGTCACTCTCTTTTATCCTTTTGGTGCCTGCGGCTTCATGGGATTTCTACAGTACCGGCAACTTCTTGAAAAAGGCATTATTCCATTTAAAG GATATTGTGGGTTTTGTTTGTATGCCTTCAAGATTCAAGTGTGCTCCGATTG GTATGGCAGTGCTCGGCTTGATAATGATATTTCTCCGTGA